In a single window of the Desulfovibrio mangrovi genome:
- a CDS encoding sirohydrochlorin cobaltochelatase, giving the protein MKRGILLVAFGANSKQANDTLSLVDDRVRSAFPGVNVRWAFTSELIRDRLAEQRVKTDSVRKALEKMGFEKYTHVAVQSLHIIPGAEYEDLLADGEQMLEQKRLHGVVVGSPLLHTDDDVQHAAQAILRHLPSERTEGDAVVFMGHGTWHSGDSRYEDLSRAVRAVDEGVFIGTMDGNHTIDDILPALKAGGFRRVWLLPLLSVVGRHARKDMAGEGPESWKSHIEAAGFDCLPVLVGVAEYSGFVDIWIRHLGDALNRL; this is encoded by the coding sequence ATGAAGCGCGGTATTCTTCTCGTTGCCTTCGGGGCGAACAGCAAACAAGCCAATGACACTCTCTCCCTTGTGGATGATCGGGTGCGCTCCGCGTTTCCCGGGGTGAATGTCCGCTGGGCGTTCACTTCCGAGCTTATCCGTGATCGCCTTGCCGAACAGCGGGTGAAGACGGACTCCGTCCGCAAAGCGCTGGAGAAGATGGGCTTCGAGAAATATACCCATGTAGCCGTGCAATCGCTGCACATCATTCCCGGCGCCGAATATGAAGATCTGCTGGCGGACGGAGAGCAGATGTTGGAGCAGAAGCGCCTGCATGGTGTGGTTGTGGGAAGTCCCTTGCTGCATACGGATGACGATGTGCAGCACGCGGCGCAAGCCATACTGCGTCATCTGCCGTCCGAACGCACAGAGGGCGATGCCGTGGTGTTCATGGGACACGGAACATGGCATTCCGGCGATTCCCGCTACGAAGATCTTTCCCGCGCAGTCAGGGCTGTTGATGAAGGCGTTTTCATCGGGACTATGGACGGCAATCATACCATCGACGATATTCTCCCCGCGCTGAAGGCCGGTGGCTTCCGCAGGGTGTGGCTGCTGCCATTGCTGTCAGTTGTCGGGCGTCATGCTCGCAAGGATATGGCTGGAGAGGGGCCGGAATCGTGGAAGTCGCACATTGAGGCAGCGGGGTTCGACTGTCTGCCCGTGCTGGTCGGTGTGGCCGAATATTCGGGCTTTGTCGATATCTGGATACGCCATCTTGGCGATGCCCTGAACCGCCTGTAA
- a CDS encoding multidrug effflux MFS transporter, giving the protein MPNFVLILLLSAFPALSTDMYLPAIPTLCELWQIPLAQANLSLVAFFISFSGFLLVHGPLSDRYGRRPILLIGISLYVLGCILCASSVSISMLVLARMVQAMGAAAASAMSLALAKDLYDGEGRKKLLAYLGVIVPLCPMVAPTIGAFMLSHVSWRGIFLSQGVLSLLALYGAFRLTEPLKERGAGGFSAAVERYRNLLRNKTYLGYAISFSMLGFPFFAYIGSSADIFITGFGMTEQTYGLYFAFNAFALMLGSFLCARLCVGIASRTILLISVTGMIGSAAGMLYLGGSTPMLFALPMFAYSMFLGMSRPISNHMILEQVEKDAGTASSLLTFFFFICGAIAMETISFDWPSKPETIAVTGLIATITPLIVVFRIRDKNGQQA; this is encoded by the coding sequence ATGCCCAATTTCGTGCTCATTCTGCTGCTGTCAGCCTTTCCCGCCCTGTCCACAGACATGTACCTGCCCGCCATTCCGACGCTCTGCGAGTTATGGCAGATCCCCCTTGCGCAGGCCAATCTATCGCTGGTGGCATTCTTCATAAGCTTCAGCGGCTTCCTGCTCGTGCACGGACCGCTCTCCGACAGATACGGCAGGCGTCCCATCCTGCTCATCGGCATAAGCTTGTATGTTCTCGGCTGCATACTCTGCGCCTCTTCCGTCTCCATCTCCATGCTCGTGCTTGCCCGGATGGTACAGGCCATGGGGGCGGCGGCAGCGTCCGCCATGTCCCTCGCCCTTGCCAAAGACCTTTACGACGGCGAAGGACGCAAGAAGCTGCTGGCCTACCTCGGAGTCATTGTCCCCCTCTGCCCCATGGTCGCGCCCACCATCGGCGCATTCATGCTGAGCCATGTATCGTGGCGCGGCATATTCCTCTCGCAGGGAGTGCTCTCACTGCTGGCGCTCTATGGCGCATTCCGTTTGACAGAACCATTGAAGGAACGTGGAGCCGGAGGCTTTTCCGCAGCGGTCGAACGCTATCGCAACCTGCTGCGCAACAAGACGTATCTCGGCTACGCAATATCCTTTTCCATGCTCGGCTTTCCCTTCTTTGCCTACATCGGCTCCTCAGCCGACATTTTCATCACCGGCTTCGGCATGACCGAACAGACCTACGGTCTCTATTTCGCATTCAACGCCTTTGCGCTCATGCTCGGCTCATTCCTGTGCGCACGCCTGTGCGTTGGCATCGCATCGCGCACCATCCTGCTGATTTCCGTAACGGGCATGATCGGCTCCGCTGCGGGCATGCTCTATCTGGGCGGCAGCACCCCCATGCTCTTTGCGCTGCCCATGTTCGCCTATTCCATGTTCCTCGGCATGAGCCGCCCCATCAGCAACCACATGATCCTTGAGCAGGTAGAAAAGGATGCCGGGACCGCCTCATCCCTGCTGACCTTTTTCTTCTTCATCTGCGGGGCGATAGCCATGGAGACCATTTCCTTCGACTGGCCCTCCAAACCCGAAACCATTGCCGTGACGGGACTCATTGCAACCATCACGCCTTTGATTGTCGTGTTCAGGATTCGGGATAAAAACGGACAACAGGCCTGA
- the rfbD gene encoding dTDP-4-dehydrorhamnose reductase: MSTTPASSEALRTAIVLGGKTGLLGHMLAKTLRGKGWTVHAPSREDVDLFSEAALADYIDRCEPSMVFNTVAYTQVDKAEDEPEEARRVNRGLPATLGQVLRTRPVRCLHISTDFVFNGKHNAPYTVDDTPDPQSVYGRTKLEGERALLERIPEKTIIARTAWLFGPGKKNFVHTILGLCRDRNSLNVVHDQMGSPTYTVDLAAMCAVLAEHDTTGLYHLVNGGQASWCELAAEATALAEMSCVIHAIPSEEYPQKACRPRYSVLDTSRYTETTGLTPRPWIQALRDYIFHDLWNTELISANR, encoded by the coding sequence ATGAGCACTACCCCCGCTTCTTCCGAAGCCTTGCGGACGGCCATCGTCCTCGGCGGCAAGACCGGCCTGCTGGGCCATATGCTGGCAAAGACGCTACGCGGCAAAGGCTGGACTGTGCACGCCCCCAGCCGCGAAGACGTGGACCTGTTCAGCGAAGCCGCCCTTGCGGACTACATTGACCGCTGCGAACCCTCCATGGTGTTCAACACCGTGGCCTACACGCAGGTAGACAAGGCTGAAGACGAACCGGAAGAAGCACGCCGCGTAAACAGAGGCCTGCCTGCCACACTGGGGCAGGTACTGCGCACCCGCCCCGTACGCTGCCTGCACATCAGCACGGATTTCGTTTTCAACGGCAAGCACAACGCCCCCTACACGGTGGATGATACTCCCGACCCGCAGTCGGTGTACGGCCGGACCAAGCTGGAAGGAGAACGGGCTCTGCTGGAACGCATTCCGGAAAAGACCATCATCGCCCGTACAGCATGGCTGTTCGGCCCCGGCAAAAAGAACTTTGTGCATACCATTCTAGGCCTGTGCCGCGACCGCAACTCCCTTAACGTGGTGCATGATCAGATGGGATCGCCAACCTATACCGTGGACCTTGCCGCCATGTGCGCCGTGCTGGCGGAACATGACACGACCGGCCTGTACCATCTCGTGAACGGCGGACAGGCAAGCTGGTGCGAGCTGGCTGCAGAGGCCACAGCGCTGGCGGAAATGTCCTGCGTGATTCACGCCATCCCGTCCGAAGAATATCCTCAGAAAGCATGCCGTCCCCGCTACTCCGTGCTTGATACCTCGCGGTACACCGAAACAACAGGCCTGACACCGCGTCCGTGGATTCAGGCTCTGCGCGACTACATCTTTCACGATCTCTGGAACACCGAACTAATTTCCGCCAACCGGTAA
- the lpxB gene encoding lipid-A-disaccharide synthase yields MTKSGTIWINAGEMSGDMHGGKLMAALLKKAPKLQFCGMGGPEMRYQGLDAVLRVEDLSVMGFTEVLGHIPRIFQMLKRIKAELALRKPRAVILIDSPEFNFRVAKYAHALGIPVYYYISPKLWAWRTGRAKFIAKYITRMISILPFEIEFYKQFGMHVDYVGNPLVDMVDWPTIDHIEPIPGRIGLLPGSRRKEIEPLMPEYAKAATILAKEMPHLEFHCIQAPGVEQSRLRELWQSDVPLTIHGPLNRYAFMRGCEMLMAASGTVTLESALIGTPTLVAYKLSKLTYAIGKRIVKVPYVALPNLIMGREVFPELLQEKADGAVLAEHARAWLTNPQAIDAVRADLAQLRTMLGEPGAPDRAAQVILQDF; encoded by the coding sequence ATGACGAAATCAGGCACCATATGGATAAACGCCGGTGAAATGTCCGGTGACATGCATGGCGGCAAGCTCATGGCGGCCCTGCTCAAGAAAGCGCCTAAGCTGCAATTCTGCGGCATGGGCGGGCCCGAGATGCGCTATCAGGGGCTGGATGCCGTACTGCGCGTGGAAGACCTTTCCGTCATGGGGTTCACCGAGGTGCTGGGACACATTCCCCGCATCTTCCAGATGCTCAAGCGCATCAAGGCGGAACTGGCCCTGCGCAAACCGCGCGCCGTCATTCTCATCGATTCCCCGGAATTCAACTTCCGCGTCGCAAAGTATGCCCATGCACTGGGCATTCCGGTCTACTACTACATTTCGCCCAAGCTCTGGGCATGGAGAACGGGACGCGCCAAGTTCATCGCCAAGTACATCACGCGCATGATCTCCATCCTGCCCTTCGAGATTGAATTCTACAAACAATTCGGCATGCATGTGGATTATGTGGGCAACCCGCTCGTGGATATGGTGGACTGGCCCACAATAGATCACATAGAGCCGATCCCCGGCCGCATCGGCCTGCTGCCCGGCAGCCGCAGAAAGGAAATCGAACCACTGATGCCGGAATACGCCAAGGCCGCAACCATTCTGGCCAAGGAGATGCCGCATCTCGAATTCCACTGCATACAGGCTCCGGGGGTGGAACAGTCCCGCCTGCGCGAACTGTGGCAGTCCGACGTGCCTTTGACCATCCACGGCCCGCTCAACCGCTACGCCTTCATGCGGGGCTGCGAAATGCTCATGGCCGCATCCGGTACCGTAACGCTGGAAAGCGCCCTCATCGGCACCCCCACGCTGGTGGCGTACAAGCTCTCCAAACTCACCTACGCCATTGGCAAGCGCATAGTGAAGGTGCCCTATGTGGCCTTGCCCAACCTCATCATGGGACGCGAAGTCTTCCCCGAACTGCTACAGGAGAAGGCGGACGGCGCAGTGCTGGCGGAACACGCCCGCGCTTGGCTTACCAACCCGCAGGCCATAGACGCAGTACGGGCTGATCTTGCCCAACTGCGCACCATGCTCGGAGAACCCGGCGCTCCTGATCGGGCAGCACAGGTGATTCTACAGGATTTTTAG
- the lon gene encoding endopeptidase La — MTEFGTYGEDRAETITLPLMSLREVVMFPRSIVPLFVGREASIKAIESAIADHGKEILLVAQREPEMEKPGQEDLFEVGTVSKVLQLLRLPDGTIKVLFEGMYRAYWSPEGPQSFDDDQDFPKAAISRIEDNDYAGAEAEALMRACHEALDEYSKINKKLAQETLLAITSITYPGKLADAIMPHLKVDYRKKQEVLELQDAIVRLEKVYELLQGEIAITSMEKRIKNRVKNQMERNQKEYYLNEQIKAINKEMGRDDDPQEELNEIEQLLKAKDMPDEARGKALRELKKLRSMPSSSAEYTVIRNYVDWIIELPWNKLRETTIDIDKARSILDADHFGLEKPKERILEYLAVQKLATKLKGPILCLVGPPGVGKTSLAKSIARATNREFVRLSLGGVRDEAEIRGHRRTYVGALPGKIIQSLKRVEFNNPLFCLDEIDKMSTDFRGDPSAALLEVLDPEQNNSFNDHYLDLDYDLSQVFFITTANNLHSIPLPLQDRMEIIRLPGYLETEKRRIGREFLLPKQVEQHGIKDANLQLSDNALVDIIRHYTREAGVRNLEREIASICRKVAMKLVESDDLGKVLTVSRQNLGNYLGVKKFRYGERENQPQVGVTTGLAWTELGGELLMVETAIMPGGGKVAITGKLGEVMTESAKAAFSYVRSRSGMFGLKPDFHKEIDIHVHVPEGATPKDGPSAGITLCTSMVSALLSIPVRNDVAMTGEITLRGRVLPIGGLREKLLAAHRGLITTVIIPKDNEKDLKEVPADILKGLKIIPVEHVDEVLPLALMAEEDKIYTNGEDCSVLTRSLRIGEIPDGEAHTTPQ; from the coding sequence ATGACCGAGTTCGGAACGTACGGTGAAGACCGTGCCGAGACGATTACGCTCCCTTTGATGTCCTTGCGGGAAGTGGTTATGTTCCCGCGTTCCATAGTTCCCCTGTTTGTCGGCCGTGAGGCCTCCATCAAGGCCATAGAAAGCGCCATTGCCGATCACGGCAAGGAAATTCTGCTGGTCGCCCAGCGTGAGCCGGAAATGGAAAAGCCCGGGCAGGAAGACCTGTTCGAGGTCGGTACCGTTTCCAAGGTGCTTCAGCTTCTGCGTCTGCCCGACGGTACCATCAAGGTGCTCTTCGAGGGGATGTACCGTGCCTACTGGTCGCCGGAAGGTCCTCAGTCCTTTGACGATGATCAGGATTTTCCCAAGGCCGCCATCTCCCGCATAGAAGACAACGACTATGCCGGAGCCGAGGCCGAAGCGCTTATGCGTGCCTGCCACGAGGCGCTGGACGAGTATTCCAAGATCAACAAGAAGCTGGCGCAGGAAACCCTGCTGGCCATCACCTCTATCACCTATCCCGGCAAGCTGGCAGATGCCATCATGCCGCACCTGAAGGTCGATTACCGCAAGAAGCAGGAAGTGCTTGAGCTGCAGGATGCCATTGTGCGCCTTGAAAAGGTGTATGAGCTGCTGCAGGGCGAGATTGCCATCACCTCCATGGAGAAGCGCATCAAGAACCGCGTGAAGAACCAGATGGAGCGCAATCAGAAAGAGTACTACCTGAACGAGCAGATCAAGGCCATCAACAAGGAGATGGGCCGCGACGACGATCCTCAGGAAGAGCTCAATGAGATAGAGCAGCTTCTCAAGGCCAAGGACATGCCTGATGAGGCCCGCGGTAAGGCTCTGCGTGAACTGAAGAAGTTGCGTTCCATGCCTTCTTCCTCCGCTGAGTATACGGTTATCCGCAACTATGTTGACTGGATTATCGAACTGCCGTGGAACAAGCTGCGCGAAACTACCATTGATATCGACAAGGCGCGCTCCATTCTGGATGCCGACCATTTCGGGCTGGAAAAGCCCAAGGAACGCATTCTTGAATATCTCGCCGTTCAGAAGCTCGCTACCAAGCTCAAGGGCCCCATTCTCTGTCTTGTAGGCCCTCCCGGCGTAGGCAAGACCTCTCTTGCCAAGTCCATCGCCCGTGCGACCAACCGCGAGTTCGTGCGTCTGTCTCTGGGCGGCGTGCGCGACGAGGCCGAGATTCGTGGTCACCGCCGTACCTACGTTGGTGCGCTGCCCGGCAAGATCATTCAGTCCCTGAAGCGTGTGGAGTTCAATAACCCGCTCTTCTGCCTCGACGAGATCGACAAGATGAGCACGGACTTCCGCGGCGATCCTTCGGCTGCGCTGCTGGAAGTGCTCGATCCCGAACAGAATAACTCCTTCAACGATCATTATCTGGATCTGGATTATGATCTGTCGCAGGTGTTCTTTATCACCACCGCAAACAATCTGCATTCCATTCCGTTGCCCCTGCAGGACCGTATGGAAATCATCCGCCTGCCCGGCTATCTGGAAACGGAAAAGCGGCGCATCGGGCGCGAGTTCCTGCTGCCCAAGCAGGTGGAGCAGCACGGCATCAAGGATGCCAACTTGCAGCTTTCCGACAACGCGCTTGTGGACATCATCCGGCATTACACCCGTGAAGCCGGCGTGCGTAACCTTGAGCGCGAGATTGCTTCCATTTGCCGCAAAGTGGCGATGAAGCTGGTGGAATCCGATGATCTCGGCAAGGTGCTTACGGTTTCCCGTCAGAACCTCGGCAACTACCTCGGCGTGAAGAAGTTCCGCTACGGCGAACGTGAGAATCAGCCGCAGGTGGGCGTTACCACCGGGCTTGCCTGGACGGAGCTCGGCGGCGAACTGCTGATGGTGGAAACCGCCATTATGCCCGGCGGCGGCAAGGTTGCCATCACCGGCAAGTTGGGCGAGGTTATGACCGAATCCGCCAAGGCCGCATTCTCGTATGTGCGTTCCCGTTCCGGCATGTTCGGCCTGAAGCCCGACTTCCACAAGGAGATCGACATCCACGTGCACGTGCCGGAAGGCGCCACGCCCAAGGATGGCCCCTCTGCAGGCATCACGCTGTGCACCTCCATGGTTTCTGCGCTGTTGAGCATTCCCGTGCGCAATGATGTGGCCATGACCGGTGAAATAACCCTGCGCGGGCGCGTGCTGCCCATCGGTGGTCTGCGTGAAAAGCTGCTTGCAGCCCATCGCGGTCTCATCACCACGGTGATCATCCCCAAGGATAATGAGAAGGACCTCAAGGAAGTGCCTGCAGATATCCTGAAGGGACTCAAGATCATTCCCGTGGAGCATGTGGATGAAGTGCTTCCGCTGGCGCTCATGGCCGAGGAGGACAAGATCTACACCAATGGTGAAGACTGCTCCGTGCTGACCCGTTCGCTGCGAATTGGTGAGATTCCCGACGGTGAAGCGCACACCACGCCTCAATAG
- the rfbB gene encoding dTDP-glucose 4,6-dehydratase — protein sequence MRLLVTGGCGFIGSNYIHYLFRNDDSVVVVNLDKLTYAGNPLNLKAIEEQHGGTRYFFEKADIADPVAVRRILEDYAIDAVVNFAAETHVDRSINDPAPFVTTNVLGTQNLLTTARAAGIERFVHVSTDEVYGDLGPEDPRFTEQTPLKPSSPYSASKAAADMLAYAFYRTYGYPVCITRCSNNYGPYQFPEKLIPLMFKLASSDSPLPVYGDGSNVRDWIHVDDHCHGVHLTLLKGAPGKAYNFGGNAERKNIDVVRTILALLNKPESLITYVKDRPGHDLRYAMDYSLAQKELGYEPAYTFERGLAETIAWYQANGEWLQSVESGAYREFMQTWYGDR from the coding sequence ATGCGACTTCTCGTTACCGGAGGCTGCGGCTTCATCGGTTCCAATTACATACATTATCTCTTCCGCAACGATGATTCCGTTGTCGTGGTGAACCTTGACAAGCTCACCTACGCAGGCAACCCGCTCAACCTCAAGGCCATCGAAGAGCAGCACGGCGGCACCCGCTATTTCTTTGAAAAAGCGGATATTGCTGATCCCGTTGCCGTTCGCCGCATTCTGGAAGACTACGCCATTGACGCCGTGGTGAATTTTGCTGCGGAAACCCACGTGGATCGCTCCATCAACGACCCCGCCCCCTTTGTCACCACCAACGTGCTGGGTACCCAGAATCTGCTCACCACGGCACGTGCTGCGGGCATTGAGCGATTTGTCCATGTCTCTACCGATGAAGTATACGGTGACCTCGGCCCTGAAGATCCGCGTTTTACGGAACAGACGCCGCTCAAGCCAAGCAGCCCTTATTCCGCCTCCAAAGCGGCGGCGGACATGCTGGCCTATGCCTTCTACCGCACCTACGGCTATCCCGTGTGCATTACCCGCTGTTCCAACAACTACGGTCCGTACCAGTTCCCGGAAAAGCTCATTCCGCTCATGTTCAAGCTGGCCAGCAGCGATTCTCCGCTGCCCGTGTACGGCGACGGCAGCAACGTCCGCGACTGGATCCATGTGGACGACCATTGTCACGGCGTACATCTGACCCTGCTCAAGGGCGCGCCCGGCAAGGCCTACAATTTCGGCGGCAATGCGGAACGCAAAAACATCGACGTGGTGCGCACCATTCTTGCCCTGCTGAACAAACCCGAATCGCTCATAACCTATGTGAAGGACCGGCCCGGTCATGACCTCCGGTATGCCATGGACTACTCCCTTGCGCAGAAGGAACTCGGCTACGAACCCGCCTACACTTTCGAACGTGGCCTCGCTGAAACCATTGCGTGGTATCAGGCCAACGGAGAATGGCTGCAGAGCGTGGAGTCCGGCGCATACCGCGAATTCATGCAAACTTGGTACGGTGACAGGTAA